One Tolypothrix bouteillei VB521301 DNA window includes the following coding sequences:
- a CDS encoding cytochrome P450 — MKLPLLQTIQLIINPIKFLENSAARYGDPFSVRVLGLNSPPVVFFSHPQAIAECFAVPAKELDFKKATHVFEPLFGSNSIVLQEGRSHNRQRQLLMPPFHGDRMKTYGEAICNITEEATQNWQVGTIVSMQKIMPDITLQIILQVVFGLRPGDRYQQLRKKLTSLLEDITKPLYSTFFFFPPLQKDLGTWSPWGNYKKRIEDIDKLIYAEISERRVENKNLDSNSRTDVLSLLMSASDEDGQKMTDIELRDQLVSLLLLGYETTAAVLTWVFYLIHSHPQVKDNLLKELNSLDSKASPEDITQLPYLSAVCQETLRVHPIALICTPRMVKDKVEIAGQKYEFGTVLVPCIYLAHQRLETYPEPKKFLPERFLERKFSPYEYLPFGGGYRGCIGTAFSMYELKLVLATILMRFQLELADNRPVHPVRRGITIVPSGGVKMVIKSISDG; from the coding sequence ATGAAATTACCGTTATTACAAACAATCCAATTAATAATCAACCCGATAAAGTTCTTAGAAAACAGTGCTGCTCGATATGGTGACCCTTTCTCAGTCCGAGTATTAGGACTGAATTCTCCACCTGTGGTATTTTTTAGTCATCCTCAAGCCATTGCAGAGTGCTTCGCAGTACCAGCTAAAGAGTTGGATTTTAAAAAAGCGACTCATGTGTTTGAACCTTTGTTTGGCTCAAATTCTATAGTTTTACAAGAAGGACGATCGCACAACCGACAGCGTCAGTTATTAATGCCACCTTTTCATGGCGATCGCATGAAAACTTACGGTGAAGCTATTTGCAATATAACAGAAGAAGCCACACAAAACTGGCAAGTAGGGACAATAGTTTCTATGCAAAAAATTATGCCAGATATCACTTTGCAAATTATTCTGCAAGTTGTCTTTGGTCTTCGTCCAGGCGATCGCTATCAACAACTTAGAAAAAAATTAACTTCATTACTAGAAGATATTACAAAACCATTATACTCTACTTTCTTTTTCTTTCCACCACTCCAGAAAGATTTAGGTACGTGGAGTCCTTGGGGAAATTACAAAAAACGGATTGAGGACATTGATAAACTCATTTATGCAGAAATTTCCGAACGCCGGGTGGAAAATAAGAATTTAGACAGTAATTCTCGCACAGATGTTCTCAGCCTGTTAATGTCAGCGAGTGACGAAGACGGGCAAAAAATGACAGATATAGAGTTACGCGACCAATTAGTCTCACTATTACTTTTAGGATATGAAACTACAGCTGCTGTTTTAACTTGGGTATTTTATTTAATTCACTCTCACCCACAAGTCAAAGATAATTTGTTAAAAGAACTAAATAGTTTGGACAGTAAAGCCTCTCCTGAAGACATAACTCAACTTCCCTATTTGAGTGCTGTTTGCCAAGAAACTCTGAGAGTGCATCCCATTGCCTTAATTTGCACCCCAAGAATGGTTAAAGATAAAGTAGAGATTGCAGGTCAGAAATATGAATTTGGAACAGTTTTAGTTCCCTGTATCTACTTAGCACATCAGCGTCTTGAAACTTATCCAGAACCAAAAAAATTTCTCCCGGAGAGATTTTTAGAGCGGAAATTTTCGCCTTATGAATATTTGCCTTTTGGTGGAGGTTATCGCGGTTGCATTGGTACAGCATTTTCCATGTACGAGCTAAAATTAGTGTTGGCAACAATTTTGATGCGCTTTCAATTAGAACTGGCTGACAATCGTCCAGTACATCCAGTGCGTAGGGGAATTACCATTGTTCCTTCAGGGGGCGTTAAGATGGTTATAAAAAGTATTAGCGATGGATGA
- a CDS encoding AbrB/MazE/SpoVT family DNA-binding domain-containing protein — translation MEITKISNEGQVIIPEPLRKSHGWEVEQELIAIDMGDGILLKPKKPFLETTLADVAGCLKYQGTPKTVEEMDDAIRQGIEESWHGGS, via the coding sequence ATGGAAATCACAAAAATATCCAATGAAGGACAAGTAATAATTCCCGAACCATTGCGAAAGTCTCATGGCTGGGAAGTAGAACAGGAACTGATAGCAATTGATATGGGTGACGGAATTCTTCTGAAACCAAAAAAACCTTTTTTAGAAACAACACTGGCTGATGTTGCTGGATGCTTAAAATACCAAGGAACACCAAAAACTGTTGAAGAAATGGATGATGCTATTCGTCAGGGTATAGAGGAATCATGGCATGGTGGCAGTTGA
- a CDS encoding DUF2993 domain-containing protein, giving the protein MLEQQKIEEQMLSQVAEKTLSQQMDSADKIEVDVQTDLLKIIQGEADGVSVAGRGLVIKDIRLQELVLQTDGISVNPLSALFGQVELNKPVNATARVVLAEADINNALKSNYIRSKIPDFYLNVDDRIVTLKPQEIQIYLPGNGKMTFNGKILVQDRGKTQSVCFAAMASPRTQDKPVMLENFNCTEGEGIALDIVVALMEKVKELLALPYFVFEDMAIRVKEMKVQKESLILLVEAYVKHLPS; this is encoded by the coding sequence ATGTTGGAACAGCAAAAAATTGAAGAACAAATGCTGTCACAAGTTGCAGAAAAGACGCTATCTCAGCAGATGGATAGTGCAGACAAAATAGAAGTAGACGTACAAACAGATCTGCTGAAGATAATTCAGGGAGAAGCTGATGGAGTTTCGGTTGCAGGTCGAGGGCTAGTTATAAAAGATATCCGCTTGCAGGAATTAGTACTGCAAACAGATGGTATTTCTGTTAATCCTTTAAGTGCTCTGTTTGGTCAAGTTGAGCTTAACAAACCAGTCAATGCAACTGCTCGTGTTGTGCTTGCAGAAGCAGATATAAACAATGCTTTGAAGTCAAACTACATTCGCAGCAAAATACCAGATTTTTATTTGAATGTAGATGACAGAATTGTCACCCTTAAGCCACAAGAAATACAGATTTACTTGCCAGGAAATGGTAAGATGACGTTTAATGGAAAAATCCTGGTACAAGATCGAGGTAAGACTCAATCGGTATGTTTTGCAGCAATGGCTAGTCCCCGGACTCAGGATAAACCCGTGATGCTAGAAAATTTCAACTGCACGGAGGGAGAAGGGATAGCTCTAGATATAGTTGTTGCTTTAATGGAAAAGGTAAAAGAACTGCTTGCTCTACCATATTTTGTATTTGAGGATATGGCTATAAGAGTGAAAGAGATGAAAGTACAAAAGGAAAGCTTAATACTTTTGGTAGAAGCTTATGTAAAACATCTACCTTCGTAG
- a CDS encoding cytochrome P450 — protein MILPNPVQKPPSVQLLEWIFTPLSQMEECAKRYGDIFTLQLGRNTPPLVVTSHPQALQEILTNDTEKFTSPGELNTEFEPLVGKQSVFTLSGEAHQRQRQLLMPPFHGDRMRSYGQVINDVTEQIMSQWQIGKPFCARSAMQAITLRVIIQAVFGLYNSSRAQQLEQLLAAILDRGSSLLSMTLLFFPALRMSYPGSWLWEKGMRRQQKADELIYSEIQERRKQGNCLRTDILSMLVAARDEMGEQMTDEQLRDELITVLTAGHETTATALTWALYWIHKLPAVREQLLQELDNLGENPDPMTVFKLPYLNAVCCETLRIYPVGMLTFARVAQTSVSLMGHTIEPGTDVIGSIYLAHRRQETYPEPENFKPERFLEKQFSPYEFLPFGGGIRRCIGLAFAQFEMKLVLAKILSTYNLASVNYHEVKPKRRGLVTGPNRPIELVIKNQHKTKPIPSTSSLELVEKPL, from the coding sequence ATGATACTACCAAATCCGGTGCAGAAGCCACCTTCGGTACAGCTATTGGAGTGGATTTTCACTCCCTTGTCACAGATGGAAGAATGCGCCAAACGCTACGGCGACATATTTACTCTCCAGTTAGGTCGCAACACTCCACCTTTGGTAGTCACGAGTCATCCCCAAGCCTTGCAAGAAATTTTAACCAACGATACAGAAAAGTTTACATCTCCAGGAGAGTTAAATACAGAATTTGAACCCCTAGTTGGGAAACAATCGGTTTTCACCTTAAGTGGAGAAGCACATCAGCGTCAAAGGCAATTATTAATGCCTCCTTTTCATGGTGATAGGATGCGAAGCTACGGACAAGTCATTAACGATGTAACAGAACAGATAATGAGCCAATGGCAAATCGGTAAACCTTTTTGTGCTCGTTCTGCAATGCAAGCCATAACCTTACGCGTAATCATACAAGCCGTGTTTGGACTGTACAACAGTTCCCGCGCCCAACAATTAGAGCAACTGTTAGCTGCGATCTTAGATCGAGGGAGTTCCCTGCTATCCATGACTTTGCTGTTTTTCCCAGCATTAAGAATGAGTTATCCAGGTTCGTGGCTCTGGGAAAAAGGAATGCGCCGTCAGCAAAAAGCAGACGAACTGATTTACTCAGAAATTCAAGAGCGTCGCAAGCAGGGTAACTGCTTGCGTACAGATATTCTCAGTATGCTCGTAGCTGCAAGAGATGAAATGGGAGAACAAATGACCGATGAACAGTTGCGCGACGAGCTCATCACTGTACTGACAGCAGGACACGAGACAACAGCCACAGCTTTAACCTGGGCGTTGTACTGGATTCACAAATTGCCTGCAGTTCGAGAACAATTGCTGCAAGAACTAGATAACTTAGGCGAAAATCCAGATCCCATGACTGTTTTTAAACTCCCCTACCTCAATGCAGTTTGCTGTGAAACCTTACGTATTTACCCAGTAGGAATGCTGACCTTTGCACGAGTTGCTCAAACATCAGTTTCACTCATGGGACACACAATAGAACCCGGTACAGACGTAATTGGATCGATTTACCTTGCTCACCGACGTCAAGAAACATACCCCGAACCAGAAAATTTCAAGCCAGAACGTTTTCTAGAAAAGCAATTTTCACCTTATGAATTTTTACCATTTGGTGGTGGAATTAGGCGCTGTATTGGTTTAGCCTTTGCTCAATTTGAAATGAAACTCGTGCTGGCAAAAATTCTATCAACTTATAACTTAGCTTCAGTCAATTATCATGAAGTTAAACCAAAACGTCGCGGTTTAGTAACAGGTCCCAATCGTCCCATTGAATTAGTAATTAAAAATCAACATAAAACTAAACCAATCCCCAGCACATCCTCCTTGGAATTGGTAGAAAAACCTCTGTAA
- a CDS encoding type II toxin-antitoxin system HicA family toxin, with product MGRLSNISGKEAVKIFEKFGYVLDHQTGSHMILSHILKPTLSVPNHRELAPGLLRSLIRQAGMTVDEFLENQ from the coding sequence ATGGGACGTTTATCAAATATTTCTGGTAAAGAAGCGGTAAAAATTTTTGAGAAGTTTGGTTACGTCTTAGATCATCAAACTGGGAGCCACATGATTCTTTCGCACATATTAAAACCAACTTTATCAGTTCCTAATCATCGGGAATTAGCGCCAGGTTTACTTAGAAGTTTGATTCGACAAGCAGGAATGACAGTAGATGAATTTTTAGAAAATCAATAA
- a CDS encoding transketolase, translating into MTATTPKETSTAPNFCEGIQYFGGAIPGFETYGKIPAVDSGDCAIANASDPAAVFQTLLAADALRYLTLQITGSKASGHPGGFASQAEAYASLVMLGYKNIITEVGHHAPGFYSAMFLDRSLEDMGIYTVQQLRDRFREKHGLLGHLSGYIPGILAPAGPLGQGQHFAMAAALLHKDKLFPFTIGDGGLGEPYVMSSMAHFHTAFPGVTNFLPVLVWNGYSQEHHSMVSLKTNQQMLEYWRGNGFEEVVLVDAKDFDDTNQSGDYVDSTAFSFEKRLAFTQAVLSGVDKAARSALGGKLTVFIIKQLKGAGVHARGAKSHNLYPKDTLDAPHIVSALKERALPVEAWELVRTNCERAGGGPAAKTVVTEFEYPLPDLGKLPLEEYAVGGEAKVSTTAMGQLVAKVGQIDSHFLVTNADGNEASGIGNINQALKIIHPTTDDLYNQTPNGQVYEPLSEDACAGLAVGLSLMGARTLWCSYESFAINGLPIWQTVTQAMAELRRLTPSTITLFTAGALEQGRNGWTHQRPEIEAYFASMMRNGNVFPVFPPDANSIQVCYDWALTTKNKGIVITASKSPLPIRTTFEQTRQGLHDGAIALHETSGKKKVVFAVIGDMTLIPVFEAAASLEQEGIGVKIVSVINPRRLYRLGDTAWDTCSEPDGDFVSDEKFAELFDGDALIGVTGGASAMLEPIMLRSTSKRDTFAWKRGETTASAGELMAFNGLTAAALKKRGLELVG; encoded by the coding sequence ATGACAGCAACTACCCCAAAGGAAACTTCAACGGCTCCTAATTTTTGTGAAGGAATTCAATACTTTGGCGGAGCTATCCCAGGTTTTGAAACTTATGGCAAAATACCAGCAGTAGATTCGGGTGATTGTGCGATCGCCAATGCCTCAGATCCAGCAGCTGTCTTCCAAACCTTACTTGCTGCTGATGCTTTGCGCTATCTAACATTGCAAATTACTGGTAGTAAAGCCTCCGGACACCCTGGTGGGTTTGCCAGCCAAGCGGAAGCTTACGCATCGCTTGTCATGCTCGGTTACAAAAATATTATTACCGAAGTGGGACATCATGCCCCTGGCTTTTACAGTGCCATGTTCTTAGATCGTTCGTTAGAGGACATGGGAATTTACACGGTGCAGCAATTGCGCGATCGCTTCCGAGAAAAGCACGGGTTGTTAGGGCATCTCTCCGGCTACATTCCCGGTATTTTAGCACCTGCTGGTCCTTTAGGACAGGGGCAACATTTTGCAATGGCGGCTGCGCTGCTGCACAAAGACAAGCTTTTTCCCTTTACCATTGGCGATGGTGGGTTGGGCGAACCTTATGTCATGAGTTCAATGGCGCACTTCCACACCGCTTTTCCTGGCGTGACTAATTTCTTACCTGTGTTGGTATGGAACGGTTACAGTCAAGAACACCACAGCATGGTATCTCTCAAAACTAACCAACAGATGCTCGAATACTGGCGGGGTAACGGTTTTGAGGAAGTCGTGTTAGTTGATGCTAAAGATTTTGACGACACAAACCAATCGGGAGATTATGTTGACAGTACTGCTTTTTCCTTTGAGAAGAGGTTAGCGTTTACTCAAGCTGTACTCTCAGGGGTGGATAAAGCTGCGCGTTCGGCGTTGGGGGGTAAGCTGACTGTTTTTATTATCAAACAACTCAAAGGCGCGGGAGTTCACGCACGAGGTGCTAAGTCTCACAACCTCTATCCGAAAGATACTTTAGACGCACCCCACATTGTTAGTGCTTTGAAAGAACGAGCTTTACCTGTAGAAGCTTGGGAATTGGTAAGAACAAATTGCGAGCGTGCGGGTGGGGGTCCTGCAGCGAAGACTGTTGTGACAGAATTTGAATATCCTTTGCCAGATTTAGGCAAATTGCCTTTAGAAGAATACGCTGTTGGAGGGGAAGCAAAAGTTTCTACCACAGCCATGGGACAATTGGTAGCAAAAGTTGGACAGATAGACAGTCACTTCCTTGTCACCAATGCTGATGGTAACGAAGCATCTGGGATCGGTAATATTAACCAAGCACTGAAGATCATTCACCCCACCACTGACGATCTATACAACCAAACACCCAACGGACAAGTTTACGAACCTTTGAGTGAAGATGCTTGTGCGGGGTTAGCTGTTGGCTTGTCTTTAATGGGTGCGAGAACGTTATGGTGTTCTTATGAATCTTTTGCTATCAACGGGTTACCTATTTGGCAAACTGTGACCCAAGCAATGGCAGAATTGCGCCGTCTTACACCTTCGACTATTACGTTATTTACTGCTGGTGCGTTGGAGCAAGGGCGCAATGGTTGGACTCACCAACGTCCGGAAATTGAAGCTTATTTTGCTTCTATGATGCGGAACGGTAATGTGTTTCCTGTTTTTCCTCCGGATGCTAATAGCATTCAAGTTTGTTATGACTGGGCGCTAACAACTAAGAATAAGGGAATTGTCATTACTGCTAGTAAATCTCCTTTACCCATTCGCACGACTTTTGAACAAACTCGTCAGGGATTGCATGATGGTGCGATCGCATTGCATGAAACTTCTGGTAAGAAGAAAGTTGTTTTTGCTGTAATTGGCGATATGACTTTAATACCAGTGTTTGAAGCTGCTGCTTCCTTAGAACAAGAGGGTATTGGAGTTAAGATAGTTTCTGTTATTAACCCGCGTCGTTTGTATCGTCTTGGTGATACGGCTTGGGATACCTGTTCCGAACCTGATGGCGATTTTGTAAGCGATGAAAAATTTGCTGAATTGTTTGATGGTGATGCTTTGATTGGTGTAACTGGTGGTGCTAGTGCTATGCTTGAACCTATTATGTTGAGAAGTACTAGTAAGCGTGATACTTTCGCTTGGAAGCGTGGAGAAACAACTGCAAGTGCTGGCGAATTGATGGCGTTTAATGGTTTAACTGCTGCGGCTTTAAAGAAACGGGGGCTTGAGTTGGTAGGTTAA
- a CDS encoding GDSL-type esterase/lipase family protein — MNSRNSILFLSLLFNTLFIVIGIIFVLKKGGFPYLWTKVSAKTSSTAVYSTYHLHKKSQFEILPKSNLGIVFLGDSITDEGEWVELLKNCDVQNRGISSDTTEFVLNRLDAIVEAQPKKIFLMIGINDIINYNKSLEEVLINYKAILTKLQKQTPKTKVFIQSVLPVNNQITRYYKDNSNILKLNSKLQELSKDFSYQYIDLFSYLADSKNQLDIKYTSDGLHLNGQGYLIWAKAIEKYVND; from the coding sequence ATGAACAGTAGAAATTCAATTTTGTTTCTTTCCTTACTATTTAATACTTTATTTATAGTAATTGGTATTATATTTGTTCTCAAAAAAGGTGGTTTTCCCTATTTGTGGACAAAAGTTTCAGCTAAAACTAGCTCAACTGCTGTTTACAGCACGTATCACTTACATAAAAAAAGCCAATTTGAAATTTTGCCTAAATCCAACTTGGGAATTGTTTTTCTAGGAGATAGCATAACTGATGAAGGTGAATGGGTAGAGTTACTCAAAAATTGCGATGTTCAAAACCGTGGTATTAGTTCTGATACAACCGAGTTCGTACTCAATCGTTTAGACGCTATAGTTGAAGCTCAACCAAAGAAAATTTTTTTGATGATAGGTATTAACGATATTATTAATTACAATAAATCTCTAGAAGAAGTCCTAATAAATTATAAAGCTATTCTAACAAAACTCCAGAAACAAACACCAAAAACAAAAGTTTTTATTCAAAGTGTTTTACCTGTAAACAATCAAATAACTCGTTACTATAAAGATAATAGTAATATTTTAAAATTAAATTCAAAGTTACAAGAGTTATCAAAAGATTTTTCCTATCAATATATAGATTTGTTTTCTTATCTAGCAGATTCTAAGAATCAATTAGATATTAAATATACTTCTGATGGACTGCATTTAAACGGTCAAGGTTACTTGATATGGGCAAAAGCTATTGAAAAGTATGTTAATGATTGA
- a CDS encoding cytochrome P450, producing MKLPNTVRTPGLIQILHWILSPMAQMEACAKRYGDIFTLNLMQPVVFVSNPQALQQILTSDTKEFEAPSDWNTVFEPMLGKNSVITLSGEAHRRQRQLLMPPFHGDRMKVYGQVMSKVTEEVMSQWQIDKPFSLRNAMQTIALRVIMQAVFGLYDSDRAEEIEKTLCLLLDERENTPIRVLQLYFPALQKDLGPQSPWGRFLRNRAKVHQLLQEEIQERREKPDASRTDILSLLMAATDEDGQPMTDEELRDELVTLLTAGHETTATALTWAIYWIHKLPEVKEKLQAELDSLSARLDYSTVLKLPYLNAVCCETLRIYPVGMLTFPRVVKTPVSMCGYDLEPGTILLGSIYLTHQREDLYPEPKQFKPERFLERQFSPYEYLPFGGGVRRCIGTAFAQFEMKVVLATILSQLDLALVTKDDIKPKRRGLVTGPHRPIEMAVASPHSIKSQLLESISG from the coding sequence ATGAAACTACCAAACACTGTCCGAACTCCAGGTCTTATCCAAATTCTACATTGGATTCTCAGCCCTATGGCGCAAATGGAAGCCTGTGCCAAACGCTATGGTGACATTTTTACACTAAACTTGATGCAACCAGTTGTTTTTGTTAGCAATCCTCAAGCGCTACAACAAATATTAACTAGTGATACAAAAGAATTTGAAGCACCTAGCGATTGGAATACTGTGTTTGAACCAATGCTTGGGAAGAATTCCGTAATTACTTTAAGCGGAGAAGCACACCGAAGACAACGGCAATTATTAATGCCTCCATTTCACGGTGACAGAATGAAAGTCTACGGACAAGTGATGAGCAAAGTTACTGAAGAAGTTATGAGTCAATGGCAAATAGATAAGCCATTTTCTCTGAGAAATGCAATGCAAACAATTGCTTTGCGCGTTATCATGCAAGCCGTATTTGGATTGTATGATAGCGATCGCGCTGAAGAAATAGAAAAAACTTTATGTTTGTTGTTAGATGAACGCGAAAATACTCCTATAAGAGTTCTTCAACTCTATTTTCCTGCTTTACAAAAAGATTTGGGACCGCAAAGCCCTTGGGGAAGATTTCTTCGCAATCGAGCAAAAGTTCACCAACTTCTACAAGAGGAAATTCAAGAACGACGAGAAAAACCAGACGCATCCCGCACTGATATCCTAAGCTTGCTTATGGCTGCTACAGATGAAGATGGTCAGCCGATGACAGATGAAGAATTACGCGACGAGTTAGTGACCTTACTTACAGCCGGTCACGAAACAACCGCAACAGCCTTAACTTGGGCAATATACTGGATTCACAAGCTACCAGAAGTCAAAGAAAAACTGCAAGCAGAACTCGATTCGTTGAGCGCTCGCTTGGATTATAGTACCGTGTTGAAACTACCCTACCTCAATGCTGTGTGCTGTGAAACTCTCCGGATTTATCCAGTAGGAATGCTGACCTTTCCAAGGGTAGTCAAAACCCCTGTCTCAATGTGCGGTTACGACCTCGAACCCGGTACAATTCTACTTGGCTCAATTTACCTCACACATCAGCGCGAGGACTTATATCCCGAACCCAAGCAGTTTAAACCAGAACGTTTTTTAGAAAGGCAATTTTCGCCATACGAATATTTACCTTTTGGCGGTGGTGTCAGGCGCTGCATTGGTACTGCATTTGCTCAATTTGAGATGAAAGTGGTGTTAGCAACAATTCTGTCTCAACTTGACTTGGCGTTAGTTACAAAAGATGATATTAAACCAAAACGTCGTGGATTAGTCACAGGTCCTCATCGTCCCATAGAAATGGCAGTTGCAAGTCCGCATAGCATTAAATCTCAACTTTTGGAATCTATTTCCGGTTAA
- the miaA gene encoding tRNA (adenosine(37)-N6)-dimethylallyltransferase MiaA: MTKLIVICGATATGKSGLALALALRLGSIILSADSRQVYREFDIGTAKPTTDEQKLLPHYLIDICNPTDTLTVADYQAQAQALISFPPIVGQGDNGEREDKADNSTLSTPSPHPPLLLVGGTGLYIKSITRGMKIPRVAPHQELRSQLESLGQRQLYAMLQQIDPIATEKIHPNDPVRTLRALEVFYVTGRPISKQQGENPPDYPILQIGLDCYPAHLTNRIARRTEKMIADGLVAEVEFLCQKYGTDLPLLNTLGYQEIKQYLAGEISLEKAKELTVLHTRQFAKRQRTWFRAYPEIEWFDAESPDLLEDVWQRLQAFMTL, encoded by the coding sequence ATGACCAAATTAATTGTGATTTGTGGCGCAACAGCAACAGGTAAGTCAGGTTTAGCATTGGCTTTGGCGTTGCGACTCGGTAGTATCATTCTCAGTGCCGATTCCCGTCAGGTATACAGGGAGTTTGATATCGGTACAGCTAAGCCTACAACAGATGAACAAAAGTTGCTACCTCATTACTTAATCGATATCTGCAACCCCACAGACACTTTGACAGTTGCTGATTATCAAGCACAAGCACAAGCACTGATCTCTTTTCCCCCAATTGTGGGACAAGGGGACAACGGAGAGCGAGAGGACAAGGCGGACAATTCTACCTTGTCTACCCCCTCCCCCCATCCCCCCCTCCTATTAGTTGGAGGTACAGGGCTATACATTAAATCCATAACGCGGGGAATGAAGATTCCTAGAGTAGCACCCCACCAAGAACTGCGATCGCAACTCGAATCGTTAGGTCAAAGGCAATTGTATGCCATGTTGCAACAAATTGACCCAATTGCTACAGAAAAAATTCATCCTAACGATCCAGTGCGGACTTTAAGAGCGTTAGAGGTATTTTATGTAACTGGTCGTCCAATTTCCAAGCAGCAAGGTGAAAACCCTCCAGATTATCCCATTCTGCAAATTGGGTTGGATTGCTATCCCGCACATCTGACAAATCGCATTGCACGGCGTACTGAAAAAATGATTGCAGATGGTTTGGTAGCTGAGGTAGAGTTTCTTTGTCAAAAGTACGGTACCGATTTACCTTTACTCAATACTTTAGGATATCAAGAAATTAAGCAATATTTAGCGGGGGAAATTTCTTTAGAGAAAGCTAAAGAACTCACCGTTTTGCACACACGGCAATTTGCCAAACGTCAACGGACTTGGTTTAGAGCATATCCTGAAATTGAATGGTTCGATGCCGAGAGCCCTGATTTATTAGAAGATGTTTGGCAACGCTTGCAAGCCTTTATGACTCTGTAA
- a CDS encoding type II toxin-antitoxin system HicB family antitoxin, with protein sequence MKFKVIFTFDSEYEGYVAEVPELPGCVSQGKTLDEAIENIKDAIKGYLHVEAKHGKPYVPKESQTFIGEVIV encoded by the coding sequence ATGAAATTCAAGGTGATTTTTACATTTGATTCGGAATATGAAGGGTATGTTGCTGAAGTTCCTGAACTTCCTGGTTGTGTAAGTCAAGGTAAGACGTTGGATGAAGCGATTGAAAATATTAAGGATGCGATTAAAGGCTATCTTCACGTTGAAGCCAAGCACGGTAAGCCCTATGTTCCAAAAGAATCTCAAACCTTTATTGGGGAAGTCATAGTTTGA